The Acidimicrobiales bacterium genome has a segment encoding these proteins:
- a CDS encoding ABC transporter permease subunit (The N-terminal region of this protein, as described by TIGR01726, is a three transmembrane segment that identifies a subfamily of ABC transporter permease subunits, which specificities that include histidine, arginine, glutamine, glutamate, L-cystine (sic), the opines (in Agrobacterium) octopine and nopaline, etc.), whose amino-acid sequence MTDTTTQERVSQRVPLWRDVIVLKWVTQVFLLFVVLSAMWFLANQAGDNLRARNINTDFDFLERPVDIQISEGIDTHPDTGGRALWAAMVNTLRLSIAGIFFATIVGVIVGLARLSDNWLVRRIGSGYVETLRNIPLLVQMIFYYSAMTAAFPRLGLETGPINGWLH is encoded by the coding sequence CCAAGAGCGGGTATCCCAGCGAGTGCCGCTGTGGCGAGACGTCATCGTCCTCAAGTGGGTGACACAGGTCTTCCTGCTGTTCGTGGTACTCAGCGCCATGTGGTTCCTGGCCAATCAGGCCGGGGACAACCTTCGGGCACGGAACATCAACACCGACTTCGACTTCCTTGAACGCCCCGTCGACATTCAGATCAGTGAGGGAATCGACACCCACCCCGACACGGGTGGACGGGCCCTCTGGGCCGCCATGGTCAACACCCTGCGTCTGTCCATTGCCGGCATTTTCTTTGCCACGATCGTGGGCGTGATCGTCGGCCTGGCCCGCCTGTCCGACAACTGGCTGGTACGCCGCATCGGCTCCGGGTATGTCGAGACGTTGCGGAACATTCCGCTGCTGGTGCAGATGATCTTCTACTACTCGGCTATGACAGCCGCGTTTCCCAGGCTCGGCCTCGAAACCGGCCCCATCAACGGCTGGCTCCAC